The Candidatus Micrarchaeia archaeon genome segment GGAATACCCTTCATCACTTCCAGACAGTCGCCTTGCATTAGCTTAATCATGCTTAATCCGGCTGGCTCGCCTGCGCGGTCCGTTCCCTGGCGTTCCTCATGCTCGCGTGTTCCTTTGGCCTTTCGGGGTTGGGCCGTGTAAACTCCGGCTTTGTCCCGCCGCCTGGCGCCGCGATTCTGCCTTGTGGCTGCTGCGGTCCTGCCTTCCCTGGTTGCCCTTGCTGTCCTTCCGGCGCTATGCCAAGCATCTGCAGCAATGCCGGCATATTCTCCGGCTCATAGCGCTGTGTCAGCTCCATGACTATCTGCGTCATCATTGTGAGCTGTTTCATCATGGTCTGGTTCTGCATGACCTTCTCCAGCGTTTCCTCACGCCCAGGGAAGTCCATCATCTCCAGCATCGGCACTACCATGTCGGCCATCTGCGGGTTAAATACGCCCATGCCAAAGAGCTGGATAGCCATATCGTTCTGCGCCTGGCGGCTGAAAGGTGTCTGCTTTGCCGCCCGGACCTGAATATCAAACACGGGCAGGCGGAATCCCATGTTCACGCCAAACTCTGTACCCTGCGGCTGCTGCTTGATGCGCTGGTTGGAATACAGGATATAATCCTCTACCCCTGATTGACCCAGGATGCGGAAGGTCCTGGGAATGTCATAGAACTGCCGGATGCGCTCAATGACCATCGTTACAATGCGCCCATATGCCCGGTATGTGCCTTTGGTGCTGGCCTTGCTGGACCGCCCGGCGGCTTCCTGGGCCGCTGCCTGCCCCGCTGCCGTGGTCATGCCGCCTGTTCCGCCATTGAGCACGTCCTGGTTGCCGGTCGTAAATTTCATTTCTTCCAGCTTGGATTCATAGATGCTGATGTAGTTGCCGGACAACGGTATGACCTGGATAGGCACAACGTTGTTTGGCGTGATTGCGCCATCCACATGGACAAGGGGCTTTGTCCAATCCGCAAACTCGGTTTCGTTCACGTTACCGGATTTGTCAATGAAATAGCGCGGTGTAGCAGACATAACCGCGTTCTTCACAAGCTGCTGGCCCAGGAGGTCAATGCTCTCCTGGGGGGATTTGCCAATGTCAACGTATCCCATGCCTGCCGGCGAACCCTCGACCGGGAACAGCGGGTCAAACACATACGGATACAGCCCATCGTCATACCAGCCTTGCGTGGCCAGCTTCGGGTTGTTCTCGGAAGCGAACAGGATTTCCTCACCAACGAACTTGCAGTAGTGCAGCACCATCTTCTGCGTTTCCTGCCCGTCCTGCCCCTTAATAATGACCATGCGCTTGTAATACCAGTCAATGACAAGGCTCTTGTTGACAAGGCTTACCGTGTCATCGTGGATGTACTGCGATATGTCGCTGCCCCCGCCCTTCTTCAACCTGCCTTTGAGCTGCGGGTACTGTTCTTCCAGCACGTCATTGTCAATCACGCTGGCATGGAAGAAGTTGCGTGAATCCTGAATATCCTCAATGCCAGGCTCCCAGAACAGGTTAAGCAGGTCTGCCTTCTTGACCGCCACATCGCCCAGGCCGTTGTGCTTGTTCTTGTCCCAGAACACTCCGTACACGGCTGTACCCACGCGCAGTTTCTTCCAGCCATTATCACTGAAGGTCTGCTCAAAGCCGTTTTGCTCCATGACCAAAGGCACAATCTTGGAAAGGCTGTACGCTTCCTGCTTATCGTCCTTGACCCTGGGCAGCATAATCGGCTCCGGATACGCTTCAATCAGGTCGGCCTGCTTCCCCATGAGAACATTAAACAGCCATGCAGAGCGCGGCTGCGCATCGTTCTCGTTCCCGGTGGGCTTGCCTTCCTTCGCCATTTCTTCCCAGGAGCGCATACGATACCATTGCTCCGACGCGATAACGCGCCGTTCCAGGCTATTCTTGCCTTCCTTGTACTCCTGCATGACGCTCCGGGCCTTCTTGACAACGCCGCTGTCTACCCTGACAGGCGCTTGCATGCCCGCTTCCGGCTGTGCGTAGGGCGCTGTCATGCCGTTCTGCCCTGGTTGTAAGCTCATACTATACCCCTCTCCTTGTTGGATTGTTGCGTGTGTACTGGTTCAGCGGGTCGAACAGTAAAGGCTTCTCGTTGATTATCGCTGCAGGCTTCATCGGGCGCGTCATGCACATATAGCGCAGCGCATCAGCCAAATGGTCCTCTAAATCGCTGTCAAGGTCCTCAACAGAATGCAGGTCATACATCTGCAGGGGAATGGTCCTGATAAGGTTCTGGCAATTCTTGAAAATATACAGGCCAGGGTATCCTTCCTCGTTGAAGTGAAGCCTGTACTGGCATTGCATCCAGCCGGGTATGCGGTTGTTGTCTGCCTTTTGGAAGTGTACGCCGTAACTGGCGGCTACTTCCTGGGTGGATATGCCTGTACCGTCCTTCTTGGCCCATATCGCCGGGTCTGCCACGCCAATGATATGTCTGCCTTTCAGCCAGGGATGCGTGGTTTCAATTTCGTGTATCTTGCCGTAGAGCTGGTGGTCCGTCCACCTGATGCCTACGTTGGGTTCGCCTGTCCAGGTATAAAGCTCCATGATGGCGTATAGCGTCCCATCACGGTCAACGGCAAACCATATCGTAGCGCTGGGCGCATTGCTCCCCCAATCGTGCGCCCTGTAGATGGTCCAGGTGGCCGGCTCCCCTTTGCTCATGTCAAACGGCTCAATAACGTGCGTCCATTGCCGGCTGGCGTACTGTTCGGGGATGTTCTTGAAGGATTCAAAAAATTGGCCCAGGTACACATCCCAATTCCCATTGAGCCAGGCTTCCCTAATCTTGGGCGGCAGCGCTTCCAGGTACTTGATGTAATCCGGGTCCTTGCGCATCAGCACCAGGTTGTCCGTTACCCTTGATGGGATGAATACATAGTCAGCAGGGTCCTCCTTGCCCTCAAAACGGCCCTCTATGAGCCGCTTGATATAGCCATGCCCCTGACCGCCTGGGTTACAGGTGATATAGAATCTATGCGGAAAGCTGTTTACGCCGCGATTGGTGGCCATGAGCGCCTTGATTTGATACTCCGTGAGCAATGTGCCTTCGTCAATGAACTCAATGTCATACTCTGCGCCCTGCATGGGGTCTAAATCCGCATCGTTGGCGCAATACATAAAGCTGATAGTGCTGCCGTTGAAGAAGGTCATTATCTTTTCTTTGTCGCTGTACTTGGCTATCTTGTAGCACTTCCGGCGCAGCTGGGTAATGTGATTCCTTGTCAGCTCCGGATAGCTCTGGCGTACAATCAGCACACGGATACCGGGATACTTCAGGCAAAGGCGTATTGCCTTTGTCCTTACGCTCCAACTATTGTGCGTAGGTATGAAGCTATTGCCCGCCAAATATAGATGGTCGGGAGAATCTATTGTTATGCATCGCATCGGTGCTACCCCAACATCAACAGCCTCAATGATATACCTATGCTTTGTGGTGAACCTTGTAGCCATTACAAGACGCTCTGCTTTGCGTTGACAACGGAATATAGCGCAATTTGCCATAAAAATGATTCTATATTTTGGGCCGCAATCTCTTCCGTACAGCGTTGCCCGGCCCTCTGTTATCGTGCATTTAATACCTATTGACTTAACAAGGTGTGCCATCCCTTCTATCAGCGCTTTGTTTGTGTTTGTAAACTCGCAGCCACCGTCTTTGTTGCAGTTTCCGTCTGTATCCATCATCCCTTGAATAAGCGCTAAGCGCTGTTCCGGTGAAGCCCATAGGTATTCATCTGGTATATGCTTGTTGCCCAATACGCCCATTTTACGCAGTATCCCAACCAGCCCGATTATGTTGTATGTGTACTTGGCCTTCCACTTTCGCACTTCAAACCCGCTGTCCTCAAAGGCTCTATGTAATCCGTCTGCGGTTGTGAAACTGCCAGAAACGCCCGTTCCGTCTCCCAGCCATAAACCAAGCAAATACGGGTCAAGCGGCAGCTCCCTTTGTGGTGTTTGAAGGGGGGCGCACGCCGGAATAGAATGGTTCACTTCTCTTCCGTTTTGCACTTTCAGAGTTGCAACTATCTCGGCGGTTGTTTTAACACTTCCTGTCGGTAAAGGCAAATAGGGATATGCCCGGGTTGCGTTTTCCTCTGCCAGGTCTGGCCTTTTGCCCGTTCCCCTTGACGGCCTGCTTGCTCTGCGTTTCTCCCTGTATTCATCCGTTCGCTTGACAAGGTTTACCCTGTCGCTCTTGTCGTATGTCAGCCATAAATGCTCATCATTGCTGACAAGCTCGCTTCCATCGTCAAACACAAACTTCCACGCCTTGTGTTCGTTTATCTGGCTCACTTCAAGCACTTTGTATGGCTTCCCGTCCATGCCAAACACTTCCATGCCCGGAGATATATCGCCCATCCTCACCCACCCATCAGGTGTAGGAATAGGCGTGTCCACGTGAAGCTCTTTCCCCCCACCTCTTGCGCCGCCAAATATGACAATGCGGTGCTTCTCTTTCATGAAAAGCATCTGCTTCTCGTTAGGCACTCCAAACCGGATATTCACTTCGTTTGCGGCTATAACACTCAATCGCCCCAATCCTCCGCATCCGGGTCCACAATGATGTTGATGGTCTTTGGCCCCTCGTTGTGCTGCTGTGCGTCCATATCCAGGCGCTTCTTCTCTATCTCAACGCGCTCTCTCTCTATCTCTACCTTGTCATGTGAATCTTTCCACATATCGCGTTTCCGGTTCTTCAGCCAGTAGATTTGAGCCGTAACATCAGGGATAACCAGCTTTGTAATAACCTTCGTTACAACAATTTCCCATTTCTCTTTCTTTGTCTTATGGTCAAAGCCGGTCACAACTCTTTCACGCCATGTTTCCTCATATTCATAGCCCAATGCGCGTTTGAGCAAAGCATTTTCAACCAGAATATCAACAACCTGCTTGCCTTCTTTTAGGGCCGCCGATAACGCCGGAAATTTCTCTTTCCAAAATCGAAACGTTGAATAAGCAACACCGCATTTTTGGGCGATGTTCTTGTCTATAATTCCATCTCTCGCCCACGCCTTTATGCACAAAAGACCATCTTCTGACAGCCAGTAATCATATTTAGCCATTTGTGTATTCCCATTTGTAGCGCCCCGCTGTATTGCGATGCTTCTGCTTTTTGCAACACGCCGTTATCACCGTTTTCGATATGCTTAACGCATCCCCGGCATCTTTGGCTGAATCCCATACCTTTATCAATTTCCCATCAATGCCAAGCTGGGTCACCTTAACCTTCCGGGCGTTAGCCCTTTTCTTTATCAGGTCTGCCGTTTGGTGTGTTCCAAGCCTAATTTCGCTTAGTATTTTCTTTGTTTCTTCGGTGTGTCTCCTGCCGTAAAAAGGGTTATCCGCCCCCGTGCATTTCCCTTTGAGAGCATTTCTGATTTTCTCCCTCGTTTCTTTGCTTAATACATCACACGCCTGGCCCCCTTCCTGGATGTTGTAGCCATATCTTTTGTCGTTTGTCTTGTGCGCCGCTATAAGCTCTTTTTCTTTTAGCTCTGCGGCTGATTTTGACAGCCCGGCGCTAACAATGTTGTGCCGCACGCTCTCCCACCCATGTTTGCTTATCGCATTTTTTAAGTGGTCGTTTACTTTATAGCCTTTCCCGTTTCTCCATCTGTTCTGAATTCTCTGCATGGTTATTCCTATGTACTTCTTCCCGTTAGGAAATACATGCTCATAAACCGTGTAATTTCCGCCATCTGCCAGCAAGAGTAGCCCGTCCTCGGTCAACCAGCGTTCATACTTCCCTTTAGCGCCTGGCTTTTCGCGGACCGGGGGCTGCCCGCTGTCTGATTTCTTCATACTCCCCTCCCCACATCATTCAATCACGGCACTCCGGCTAATATCAGTCCCGGTACTAACAACAATAAAAACATCATTAAAACATATTTATATGTTGACTTACTTTAAAGTATGTGTATAATGAGAGTATCAAAACAAGGAGGCAAGGAAATGAGCAACGTGTACAACAAATATGAGGACTTCTACAATGCCATGATTAACGCGGGTCTTACGCAGGCCGAAGCAAGCGCGGCAGTTAATGCCAAGATGAATGAGGACGCAATGGCCGAACGGTTTCCGGACAACGACTAAGTATTCTTGGCCACAGGCCGGGCCGGACGGCTAAATCCGGCAGAAAGGTACACCATGAAAAAAATCATTGAGGGCAAAAAGTACGACACAGACACAGCAAAGCTCATCGGTGAGAACAGCAACGGCGGCAGTTGGAACGACTTCAGACACTTCGAAGAGGAACTGTACCAAAAGAAAACGGGTGAGTTTTTTCTCCACGGAAAAGGCGGCCCTATGACGAAGTACTCCCGCCAGGTTGAACAGAACAGCACATCGGGCAGCGAGAAAATCATCCCGCTGTCTTTTCAAGAGGCCCGCGAATGGGTGGAATCCCATATGGAAGCTGAAGAGTATGAAAACCTGTTCGGTAAAATCGAAGAGGACGAGAGCAAAACCATCGTCACGCTGTACCTCACGCGCGGCCTGATTGAGCGCCTGCGTCGGGAGAGCCAGGAGAAAGGCGTGGGCCTGTCCGCGCTGATTGAAAGCAAACTCGGATAAACTGCAAAACTTCAAATAAAAAGCGGCCCCCGGCACAAGGGGGCCTTTGTTTTTCATACACGGATTAACCTGTGTATTTTGCGTGAGGATGTTGTGCCTATTCTTTCTTCACATCGTGACCACCACCTTTCATCTCCTTAGGAAGCGCCTGTGCAATCATTCTTTTCGCAGTATCCCATTGCGCTTCTTTAATTCTTTCCACAAGTCCTACGCTTTCAAGGACCGCTTGAAGTTGCTCGAATGTTTCAACAATTCCTAATATAATCCAGTCATGAATGCAGGGGTCGGGTTGGTTCATTTTTGCGTCTGAATAGCCTCTGAAGTAGTCCAGCAGCGCCATAACTCTGCCTTGGCCCCTGGGACCGCCGTACAGGATTTCATTCTTCTTATCCAGCCTTCTCTTGGTCTGTTCAAGGCTGTCTTTGACCTCGTCCGCGCACTTCTGCATGAAGTCAGCGCCATGATACGGGCCGTCCTGTGCAACGGAGCGCTTCTCTGACCCCATCAAGCGTCCTAACTCCGCTGCACTCTGCTTCATGGCTTCATTGAAACCAGGGATGTCATTCAGGCTCTTGTAGCTGTCCGGGGAGCCGTAGGGTTTAACCTCTGCCAATTCTCCTGCAATGTAAATCCTCCTGGGCCGTTTGCCCCACAGCGCTCCACGCAGCGCCTTCTTCTTATTCTTCATTCGCTTCTCCCTTCCCCAGCGCTTCCAGTGATTCAGCCAGGTAATCCGCCGCTTGCGAGCTTATTTCAATCGTGAAAATCCTTTTGTTCGGGAACTTGTTCCGGGCTTCCCTCAATACCTTGGCTACTTCCCGCACTTCATCTTTTGCCCGTTCCGTGTTGTCCATGTCCTTCTCCTTTTCGATTGCTTTGGGGTTTAATGCATCCCTGGCTGTGATGTAGGCCTTTATCTTTTCTTCTTCTGTTTCGTTTATTGGCCATAGCATCATGGTGCTGCCGGTGCAATCAGAACGCGGGGCGCACACTCCTTTTATGGCATCGTCAAAGAATTTGAACGCATCTTCCCGGCTTAGTCCTTCAATCTTCTTCATGCTATACTACCTCCGTTATTTTTACCCACACACACGGGCTGCCGTAAAACTTGCTCACCTGTGCGTGTACAATCTGTGAATCGTCATTGTAGGCAATCCCGTTCAGCGCATCAGACACGATTTTTCCAACATTGTCCCAATCCGGGCGCTTGGTCGGCAGCGCATTTTCGGGCAGTTTCTTTTTCGGTCTTGCAAAGTACGCCGCAATCTCCATATCCACAGCTCCCTCAAACCTCGGCCCCTGATAGCACAGTTTGATAAGGTTTTCATAGTTCACTGTCTTTTGTGGCGTGTAGGTATGCTTCCCTGTGAACCTTGGCCTTTGCTTGGCGCATGGAGGGCCGGGGATGGTAAATTCGTAGGTCATGAGCTTCCCTCCTTCAACCGCCATATCACTATGCCTTCATCGGTGACTATCTTCTCGTACAGGCTTAGCGGGGCCGTAGTCCAGCCAATGCGGTATCCGCGCAGACCAACGGCTTTATGCTCGTCAAGAATTGAGCGCACTATCTTCACGGCCGTATCAAACAGCTCTTTCGCATCTTCCGCTATGTCCCCGGTCATAACTGCGTCAATACCGTGCTGGCAGACGATACCAGGCTCTTGCTTTTCGTTTTGCATATTACCTCACCCTCAACACGGTCAGCCCGCCGTCAATCGCCAGCAAACTCACCCGCAGCCCGCCGAAATATTCCGTGACATGTCGGGCGGCAATCGCCTGCCCGGAGTACGGTTTCCATTTCCCAGTGTTCAAATCTAATGCCAATCCATTCCTACGCACCAGTTTGAGTTCCGTGTTCCCTGGTACTGTCCACGGCCCAAGCAGCAGCCGCGTTACCTCTGCCCTCGCTGACTCGGCAAAGCGCAGTCTGTCGGGCATGGAAAGCACCGTCCCGGCGTGAACGAGTTTCCCGAATATGCCCCTTTCGCCGTTGCCGTGTTCCTGTCTGCCGTTGCTGATGTTCAACTCGCTTGCGAAAATGACGATTTCGCTGTCAAGCATCCCCTCGATTTCGTCAGAAATAATGGCTTCAAGGGTGTAAGCGTGGGCGTTGAGGGCGGTAAGGATGGTGATGAGCGTTAGGATTAACAGGGTGTACAGTAGCTTTTTCATTTGAATTCCTCCGGCATCTTGTCGCTCACATGTTCGTTTGCGTAAAAGCATTCATCATGATGGTATGTCAGTCTGTTTTCTTTGATGTCGTATATTACACCCGCTTCCCATATCGGCATCAATTTTCCGCAGTATGAGCAAACAACGGCTCTCCCTTTCGCTTTGCGCAGGATATTCGCCCTTTCAATCGCAAAGCCCAACGCTTTATCAAACCTTTTTGCCCGTCTGTTGAAAAACCACTTCTGGATGCTTTTGATAATCATTTCTCCACCTCCGGCAGAGCGGGCAAGGGGAGCCAGTAGACATAGCCCTTTTGTGTAAATTCATCTCTCATCTTCTGCGTCTGCTTTTTTGCCAATGACCAACCCGCTTGCTCTATCAATTCTCCGCTTTCGTTTTCTCCAACGCATATAGTTAATCCGTCACTTTCCACAGGCACCCTGTCAGCCGTCCGAATCCAGACGGGGACGGCGGCGAGTTCCAAAGCCTGGATAATGTCATATACAAGCGTACCAGAAACAAGCGTTGATGCACCCGTGCTTTGGATATGCCATTGCATAACCCTGTCAATCAATTTCTGGGTTTCTTCCCTGTTCATGCGTCCCTCCTTAATCCCATAGCGGTGTCCCACTCGTCCCAGACTAATTCTGCTTCGGTTGAATTACCGCCATTCATGTCACAAGCAGAACAGAGGATGTGATACCATCCGTAACTGTCATGCTCCAATTTTGCCTTGTTCCCGCACCCGCACAGTGCGTGTCCGTGTTCGTCCACCTTGGGCTTTTGTGTTGGGTGATAGATTTCAAGGTTTTCAAACTTCAGATGCGCAATCCTCTCAATCGCATCATTCGGTGTATGCCCGTCCCATTTCGGCGCTTTTTCCAATTCACGGCAATCAAACAATCCCCAATACGGCTCAATGTCATAATGGTATGTCGCTTGCCCTTTCGGGGTTTCAATGCCAACGATAAACATCCCGTCATACATCGTGCCATCGTCATGCTGTTTGGATTTCCATGAGCGAGCCTGAAACAAATTGACAATCACGCTGAACAGCAACGCCCGGTGATGGTACAATTCGTTGAATGTATGGTATCCGTCCGATGTTTCGCCGTTTACAGCCTTGGGCGGCGAGGGCGGCGAGGGCGGTTTGAAACGCTTCCCGCCAATCATCTTCCAAAAAGTGTTTGTCTATCAGGTAATTCAGCACCTTCGCCGATCTTCTTTTTGCGCACCCTCGGTTTCATGCCTTTTCCCCCTTCGTCAGCTTGATTTATTTCTCCAACTCAATCGGCTGCACTACCGTAATCGTCCCGTCCATTTCCACAATCGGGTAATCGTAGGTGGGTTTATCCGTGTAGATGCGGTGCGGGTTCAGGTAGTCAATCATGCCCCGTCACCAGCCTGTCCAGTGTCACGCCCAGGTTTTGGGACATCGCCAGGGCCGCAGGCAGGGAAGGCATAATCTTGCCGCTTATCCACTTTGAGCAATGGAATCTGTCTACCCCCATCAGCCCCGCAAGCTGTGAGCCGTTTATGCCGTTTAGTTCCAGGTTGTCCCTGATTTGGTTCGTCAGGTTCGCCTTGACAATCGCTTCTGCTTCCTGTCGGTTCATAGAGTTCCCTCCTTCAGTTCTCTGGCTTCTGCCAGCAGGTCAATGCCGGTTTCGTACATCCCCGGCTGTTCCGGCCCCTGGTCATAGTCCTGGAAGGCGTTCTTGCGCTTCGGCCCTGCTCCATCAACGCCCCACTTGCCCCGGGCGCATTGCCGTATCTTCAGGTTCCAGTCCTTCCACTTGTTCTTGTTCCCGTTCCCCTGCGCTGATTCGTCCAGGTACTTAATGCAGCGCGCCAGTTCCGTTTCCCCCAGGTCTGCCAGCAGGCGGGTATGTTCCTCGTCCGTTAACCTGACCCAGCCGTATTCTCCGTGTTTACGGTGAGGGGGCGTGGGCCTCTTACGTTTATCTTCTTCTGGTTCTTTATCTGGTTCTGGTTCTAGTTCTAGTTCTGCTGAGCTAACATTAGCTTTACTGTTAGATTTACTGTTAACTTTACCGCTTGTTATCAGCCTTTGCTTCTCGCGGTATCCCTCCATGTATTTCCTCATGTATTCATTCTTTTGTTCAAGTTTATCAAGGCTTTGATGTTTGCCCCATTTCGGTATAGTCAAGGTGGCGTTGATAATCTCAACCATGCCGAATTTTTCAAAGGTGGTAAGCGCAAGTCGGACAATCTGCAAAGGCATTCTGAAAATTGCCGCAAACATTTCTTCTGTATAGGGTATCTTTTCGTTAATGATGAACACTCCTGAATTGTTTTGTTTCCCGGCAAGGCATAGCAACTTGAACCATACCGTTACAACCGCATAGCCTTCGGGCATTTGCTCAATCAACAGAATCTTTTCATCATCGAAAATGTCAACGGCAATCTTAATCCATTTCACATCTGCCATATCAGACCTCTCGCCCCGCTTCTTCCGTCAGCCCTCTTTCCAGCCTGGATGCATGGCGCTTGGAATACAGGGTTTGTGTTGTCGGCTTCACTTCCGAAAGGTCCTCGCTGGTCTGTTTAATCATGTAGGCGCGTACTTCCTCAATGGTGATACCGCATATGGCGGCGATGTCCTCATAGCTATCGCCAGCAATGTAGTGATTCAGGAGCGTATTCTCGTGTTTGCTCATGATGCCACCTGCTTGTATTCCCTAAGCTGGCCATCATCTGTAATTTCAATTTGGCCGGGAATGGGCGGCTCAGGGGAAGGCTTATTGTCATTCGTCTTTTTGTTTACATCGTGCATATCAAGAATATCGCTGACCTCAACGCAGAACAGGTCGACAGCATCGTTTACGCTCATGTTCTTATAGCATTCGTCACACACGATACAATCTCCGCTGTCTATATCCCAATACTCTGCGTCATCTGGGACTTGCTCGCCGCACATACAGCATTCCGGAGAGGGCTTTACTCTGTCTGTCATAGCTGTGTACCCGTGACAAGTTGTTCTTCAGAGATACCAGCCTTGCGCAATTCGTCAATCCAAATGGCTTTTACTTCTTCGGAGCAATGCGCCATTGCGTCACTCCATTTAGCGGGACGGTCATGCTCCATTTGAAACTTTACTTGATAATAAAGAGACTGAGCGTTGTGCGGCATTTCGGGCGCGTGGACTACGGCGCACTCCGGGCAGGTTCCCTTTTTGGCCGGCATCAGCATCATTTTCCCGTCTGTCATGGTCATCCTCCTTTATTCATTAAGGCCCCGTAGCTGACCCTTTTATGGTTTATCCCCTGGAAAAATCAGCGTAGCCATGCGCTTGAAAAACAGGGGGCCACAGGACAGCGCCAATGAGAGGTGTTACTCATTAGGTTACGGTTGTACCGTCAGGGCCGTCATACTTAGATTGAACCGCCTTGTATACCTTGCATTGCTTGAAGTCCCAGGTTGCGCAGTATTTCAGGAAGAAGCGGTCAGAATCAGGGCGCCTGCGAAAGACGAGTTTTACAGACAGAGCCGGTTCCTCCGGGGCCTCGCAGGTGATAT includes the following:
- a CDS encoding terminase family protein is translated as MSVIAANEVNIRFGVPNEKQMLFMKEKHRIVIFGGARGGGKELHVDTPIPTPDGWVRMGDISPGMEVFGMDGKPYKVLEVSQINEHKAWKFVFDDGSELVSNDEHLWLTYDKSDRVNLVKRTDEYREKRRASRPSRGTGKRPDLAEENATRAYPYLPLPTGSVKTTAEIVATLKVQNGREVNHSIPACAPLQTPQRELPLDPYLLGLWLGDGTGVSGSFTTADGLHRAFEDSGFEVRKWKAKYTYNIIGLVGILRKMGVLGNKHIPDEYLWASPEQRLALIQGMMDTDGNCNKDGGCEFTNTNKALIEGMAHLVKSIGIKCTITEGRATLYGRDCGPKYRIIFMANCAIFRCQRKAERLVMATRFTTKHRYIIEAVDVGVAPMRCITIDSPDHLYLAGNSFIPTHNSWSVRTKAIRLCLKYPGIRVLIVRQSYPELTRNHITQLRRKCYKIAKYSDKEKIMTFFNGSTISFMYCANDADLDPMQGAEYDIEFIDEGTLLTEYQIKALMATNRGVNSFPHRFYITCNPGGQGHGYIKRLIEGRFEGKEDPADYVFIPSRVTDNLVLMRKDPDYIKYLEALPPKIREAWLNGNWDVYLGQFFESFKNIPEQYASRQWTHVIEPFDMSKGEPATWTIYRAHDWGSNAPSATIWFAVDRDGTLYAIMELYTWTGEPNVGIRWTDHQLYGKIHEIETTHPWLKGRHIIGVADPAIWAKKDGTGISTQEVAASYGVHFQKADNNRIPGWMQCQYRLHFNEEGYPGLYIFKNCQNLIRTIPLQMYDLHSVEDLDSDLEDHLADALRYMCMTRPMKPAAIINEKPLLFDPLNQYTRNNPTRRGV
- a CDS encoding helix-turn-helix domain-containing protein; the encoded protein is MAKYDYWLSEDGLLCIKAWARDGIIDKNIAQKCGVAYSTFRFWKEKFPALSAALKEGKQVVDILVENALLKRALGYEYEETWRERVVTGFDHKTKKEKWEIVVTKVITKLVIPDVTAQIYWLKNRKRDMWKDSHDKVEIERERVEIEKKRLDMDAQQHNEGPKTINIIVDPDAEDWGD
- a CDS encoding NUMOD3 domain-containing DNA-binding protein — its product is MKKSDSGQPPVREKPGAKGKYERWLTEDGLLLLADGGNYTVYEHVFPNGKKYIGITMQRIQNRWRNGKGYKVNDHLKNAISKHGWESVRHNIVSAGLSKSAAELKEKELIAAHKTNDKRYGYNIQEGGQACDVLSKETREKIRNALKGKCTGADNPFYGRRHTEETKKILSEIRLGTHQTADLIKKRANARKVKVTQLGIDGKLIKVWDSAKDAGDALSISKTVITACCKKQKHRNTAGRYKWEYTNG
- a CDS encoding RusA family crossover junction endodeoxyribonuclease, which codes for MAVEGGKLMTYEFTIPGPPCAKQRPRFTGKHTYTPQKTVNYENLIKLCYQGPRFEGAVDMEIAAYFARPKKKLPENALPTKRPDWDNVGKIVSDALNGIAYNDDSQIVHAQVSKFYGSPCVWVKITEVV
- a CDS encoding helix-turn-helix transcriptional regulator, with protein sequence MNRQEAEAIVKANLTNQIRDNLELNGINGSQLAGLMGVDRFHCSKWISGKIMPSLPAALAMSQNLGVTLDRLVTGHD
- a CDS encoding phage replisome organizer N-terminal domain-containing protein, producing MADVKWIKIAVDIFDDEKILLIEQMPEGYAVVTVWFKLLCLAGKQNNSGVFIINEKIPYTEEMFAAIFRMPLQIVRLALTTFEKFGMVEIINATLTIPKWGKHQSLDKLEQKNEYMRKYMEGYREKQRLITSGKVNSKSNSKANVSSAELELEPEPDKEPEEDKRKRPTPPHRKHGEYGWVRLTDEEHTRLLADLGETELARCIKYLDESAQGNGNKNKWKDWNLKIRQCARGKWGVDGAGPKRKNAFQDYDQGPEQPGMYETGIDLLAEARELKEGTL